ATGAGTATCTGGTTTTTTTTGTGTTTTTTCACTGGTGAAAACCCGGTGACAGAATTTCGGTCATCCTGAAATGCTCATAATCGTCATGCCTGAAAGGATAATCCCAACAACCAAGCCGATGGCGGACTTTTCCTCCGAATCCTGTTTTAAAGCGATAAAGCCCGTACATCGGGTTGGCCGGATCAGGGTTGCTGCTGATCCCAAACAGGTCATATTCGGAACAGCCCATCTGCTGAGCATATTGTATGGCATTCCACTGTAAAAGGTATGGAGCCATCATTTCACGGTGATGTGAAGCGGAAGCGCCGTAAAGATATGTTGCCCTGCTCTGTGAAAGTGCCAGAAACATGCCGGCTAAAGGCGTTCCGTTGATCTCTGCCAGCAGTAGCTTTATTTCAGCCGGAGAAATAGTATCTTCGGCATCGGTTGAGAGTACCTGGTGAAAATAATCCTTCTCTTGAACTGCAATACGATTTCTTTTTACAGTCTGATTCATTAGTGTCCACTAAATTTTAACCAACGTTCTTTGAAATCCTTGACAGATCACGCTTTCAGAGCTTTTTGAGCTGGGAACGATTTGAATTGATTAGGTTTGCCGCAAAACCTGCAAACCATGAATCAAGGGAAATATGTTTTTGCTCAAATTGTAGAATTATTGCCGTACAAAGTGTTTGACAAGTATGTTAGCAAGTATCACGGCAACAAGCATGTACGGCATTTTAGTTGCTGGAACCAGTTGCTTTGTATGGTATTCGGCCAACTTACCAACCGGGATAGTTTGAGAGACTTGATTGTTGCAATCAATGCACATGGAGGCAAATCATATCACTTAGGTTTTGGGAAAAGTGTAACCCGGAGCAATCTGGCAAAAGCCAATGAAAAAAGGGATTACCGGATCTTTGAAGAATTTGCCTACCATCTGGTTGCCATAGCCCGTAAACAAAGACAAAATCATGACTTTAAGATTAAGGGACAGGTTTATGCTTTTGACTCTACCACCATTGACTTGTGTTTGAATGTCTTCTGGTGGGCTAAATTCCGCAAGCGAAAAGGAGGAATCAAACTGAATACACTGTTTGATGTCACAACCCAGATACCAGCATTTGTGCATGTCTCTGTGGCCGGGGCTCATGATGTAAACGCAATGGATATGCTTGTTTATGAGCCTGAAGCCTATTATATCTTTGATCGGGGCTATGTTGATTTTGAAAGACTCTACCGAATTACCCGGCATTCTGCATATTTTGTTGTCAGAGCAAAAACGAACCTTTGCTTTAAGCGTTTGTATTCGTTAAAAAGCAACAAAGAAACTGGGGTAAAAAGCGATCAAATCGGCAAGCTTACCGGCTTTTATGTATCCAAAGACTATCCTGAAAAACTCCGCAGGGTCAAGTTCTACGACAAAGAATCAGACAGGACTTTTGTTTTTCTTTCAAACAACTTTGAACTATCAGCCGAGGAGATTGCTTTCCTATACAAAAACCGATGGCAGATTGAGTTATTCTTCAAGTGGATCAAACAACATCTGAAGATCAAAGCATTCTGGGGTATAACAGAAAACGCTGTGCGTATTCAAGTATATTCGGCCATCATTTCATATTGTCTGGTCTCCATTGTTGGTTCCAGCTTGAAAATTGAACGGTCAACCTACGAAATTCTACAGGTATTGGGCATATCGTTACTAGACAAAACTCCTGTTAATGAGCTATTTAAAAACGTGAACTACCAAGATGTCAAAGAACCATTTTATAACCAACTGTCCCTCAGGCTAATTTAAGTGGACAGTAATGAGTCTGATTATAAAGATAATACCACTTATCGAGGTCCTGCTCGCCTGACAGCCTGATGCTGATTTTCTTCCTTTGCGACAAGCGGATATTGTATCTGGTCTTGGGTTTCATTTTGCCCAGCATAACCGCAGGATCTTTCTCCAATGGAAGTATAACCGTATTGGAAGGCAAAATATTGGTAGGTGATTTTCTGAGATTCCAGTTTTTGGTGCCGAAATTCATACGCATCTCCTGTATGGGAGTGTCAGGCAGGTCATACCAGGGCTGATCGGTTGCCGGCTGTCCGGTCCAGAAAGATGGCCAGTTGAGGTCGAAACGGATGACAAAGCATGCTTCAGGCAGATATTCGCGGAGCGCTTCCGAAAGTTCTTCGAGCCATG
This sequence is a window from Lentimicrobium saccharophilum. Protein-coding genes within it:
- a CDS encoding lipid II:glycine glycyltransferase FemX yields the protein MNQTVKRNRIAVQEKDYFHQVLSTDAEDTISPAEIKLLLAEINGTPLAGMFLALSQSRATYLYGASASHHREMMAPYLLQWNAIQYAQQMGCSEYDLFGISSNPDPANPMYGLYRFKTGFGGKVRHRLGCWDYPFRHDDYEHFRMTEILSPGFHQ
- a CDS encoding IS4 family transposase, yielding MNQGKYVFAQIVELLPYKVFDKYVSKYHGNKHVRHFSCWNQLLCMVFGQLTNRDSLRDLIVAINAHGGKSYHLGFGKSVTRSNLAKANEKRDYRIFEEFAYHLVAIARKQRQNHDFKIKGQVYAFDSTTIDLCLNVFWWAKFRKRKGGIKLNTLFDVTTQIPAFVHVSVAGAHDVNAMDMLVYEPEAYYIFDRGYVDFERLYRITRHSAYFVVRAKTNLCFKRLYSLKSNKETGVKSDQIGKLTGFYVSKDYPEKLRRVKFYDKESDRTFVFLSNNFELSAEEIAFLYKNRWQIELFFKWIKQHLKIKAFWGITENAVRIQVYSAIISYCLVSIVGSSLKIERSTYEILQVLGISLLDKTPVNELFKNVNYQDVKEPFYNQLSLRLI
- a CDS encoding lipid II:glycine glycyltransferase FemX, with product MNLLKVTPKDTGAIIPTRILQQTAFWAKFKNNTGWYPAPFDIFESDPGRPGYWIHQGDILILLRELQSGGVIAYAPYGPEIVPEQEHQGAWLEELSEALREYLPEACFVIRFDLNWPSFWTGQPATDQPWYDLPDTPIQEMRMNFGTKNWNLRKSPTNILPSNTVILPLEKDPAVMLGKMKPKTRYNIRLSQRKKISIRLSGEQDLDKWYYLYNQTHYCPLKLA